From one Musa acuminata AAA Group cultivar baxijiao chromosome BXJ2-6, Cavendish_Baxijiao_AAA, whole genome shotgun sequence genomic stretch:
- the LOC103987571 gene encoding oligouridylate-binding protein 1, which translates to MQQLRLKQQQQALMQQALLLQQQQQSLYPHPGLLAAPQIEPILSGNLPPGFDPSTCRSVYVGNVHLQVTEPLLQEVFQSTGLVEGCKLIRKEKSSFGFVDYYDRRSAALAIVTLNGRQLFGQPIKVNWAYASGQREDTSGQYNIFVGDLSPEVTDATLFACFSVYQSCSDARVMWDQKTGRSRGFGFVSFRNQQDAQSAINDLNGKWLGSRQIRCNWATKGANSNEDKQNSDSKSVVELTNGSADDGQENTNDDSPENNPQYTTVYVGNLAHEVTQVDLHRYFHALGAGVIEDVRIQHDKGFGFVRYSDHSEAALAIQMGNGRIFCGKPIKCSWGSKPTPLGTASTPLPPPTAAPFPELSATDLLGHDGSLVLSKMGGNQALMHAQGQVALKQAALGMAAGASQAIYDGGFQNISAAQQFMYY; encoded by the exons ATGCAGCAGCTGAGgctcaagcagcagcagcaggcttTGATGCAGCAAGCCCTCCTactccagcagcagcagcagtcccTCTACCCGCACCCTGGCCTCTTGGCTGCTCCTCAG ATAGAGCCTATTCTAAGTGGGAATCTGCCTCCTGGGTTTGATCCAAGCACATGTCGCAGTGT GTACGTAGGCAATGTTCATCTTCAAGTTACTGAACCCCTTCTTCAAGAAGTTTTCCAAAGTACTGGTCTTGTTGAGGGATGCAAGCTTATTAGGAAAGAGAAG TCATCCTTTGGTTTTGTGGATTATTATGACCGCCGATCAGCTGCACTTGCAATTGTAACACTTAACGGGAGGCAGCT GTTTGGCCAACCTATTAAGGTTAATTGGGCATATGCCAGTGGTCAAAGAGAGGACACATCAG GGCAGTACAACATCTTTGTTGGTGATCTTAGTCCCGAGGTCACAGATGCCACTTTGTTTGCATGCTTCTCTGTGTATCAGAGCTGCTC AGATGCAAGAGTCATGTGGGACCAAAAAACTGGGCGTTCAAGGGGGTTTGGTTTTGTTTCTTTCCGGAATCAACAG GATGCTCAAAGTGCCATAAATGACTTGAATG GTAAGTGGCTTGGCAGTCGGCAAATCCGTTGTAACTGGGCTACAAAGGGAGCTAATTCTAATGAAGACAAACAAAATTCAGACTCCAAGAGTGTGGTGGAGCTAACAAATGGATCTGCTG ATGACGGCCAGGAAAACACAAATGATGATAGTCCAGAGAATAACCCACAATATACAACTGTCTATGTGGGTAACCTTGCACATGAG GTTACACAGGTTGATCTCCACCGCTATTTCCATGCCCTGGGTGCTGGAGTGATTGAGGATGTTCGTATACAACATGATAAAGGGTTTGGTTTTGTGAGATACAGTGACCATTCTGAAGCTGCTTTGGCTATTCAAATGGGGAATGGTCGAATCTTTTGTGGAAAACCAATTAAG TGTTCTTGGGGCAGCAAACCAACGCCACTTGGGACGGCCTCAACACCGCTGCCTCCACCCACAGCTGCTCCATTCCCCGAACTCTCCGCAACTGACCTCCTTGGTCACGATGGCTCTTTGGTGTTGAGCAAGATGGGCGGCAACCAGGCATTGATGCATGCTCAGGGTCAGGTTGCTCTCAAGCAAGCTGCACTGGGAATGGCTGCTGGTGCCAGCCAGGCTATCTACGATGG